From a single Miscanthus floridulus cultivar M001 chromosome 8, ASM1932011v1, whole genome shotgun sequence genomic region:
- the LOC136469060 gene encoding uncharacterized protein, producing MVKEAWDAVKNLWISDASALQLHQEFGNLSFKEGESINEFGICITALATNLCSLGDNIIDTEVVKKLLLVAPERLNQAAVSLEMFLDLNKVTIEEVVGWLHMFEERTKPKQVTDAMGRLMLCEEDREAHRKDCHGKKMGTAHVAQAKEEGALMYITTNVEARVHLVERKVLLHLSEEEKEAMRPHRWVLDTGAMNRMTGSRSVFVNLNTGVAGTVKFGDGSVVAIEGKGTVLFAYKNGEHHRLDGVYYMPHLTTNIVSLGQMDEDGFKVDIESRILLLYDLQQQLLTKVHRSASRLYFLDMNIAALVCLTARVSDMAWRWHERYGHLNF from the exons ATGGTGAAAGAGGCGTGGGACGCGGTCAAGAACTTGTGGATCAGCGACGCCAGCGCGCTGCAGCTCCACCAGGAATTCGGTAACCTCTCCTTCAAGGAAGGGGAGAGCATCAACGAGTTCGGCATCTGCATCACCGCGCTCGCCACCAACCTCTGCTCCCTCGGTGACAACATCATTGACACTGAGGTAGTGAAGAAGCTGCTGTTGGTGGCCCCTGAAAGGCTGAACCAAGCCGCCGTCTCGCTCGAGATGTTCCTTGATCTGAACAAGGTCACCATCGAGGAGGTGGTTGGATGGCTGCACATGTTCGAGGAGCGCACCAAGCCGAAGCAGGTCACGGATGCCATGGGGCGCCTGATGCTCTGCGAGGAAGACAGGGAAGCCCATCGAAAG GATTGCCACGGGAAGAAGATGGGCACGGCCCATGTCGCGCAGGCCAAAGAAGAAGGGGCGCTGATGTACATCACCACGAACGTTGAGGCCCGCGTCCACCTCGTCGAACGGAAggttctcctccacctcagcgaggaggagaaggaggccatGAGGCCTCACCGTTGGGTGCTTGATACCGGCGCGATGAACCGCATGACAGGGTCACGGTCTGTCTTCGTCAACCTCAACACCGGCGTCGCTGGAACTGTCAAGTTCGGTGACGGATCGGTGGTCGCCATCGAGGGAAAGGGAACCGTCCTCTTCGCCTACAAGAATGGGGAACATCATCGCCTCGACGGTGTCTACTATATGCCACACCTCACCACCAACATCGTCAGCCTCGGGCAGATGGATGAGGACGGGTTCAAGGTTGACATCGAGTCTAGGATCTTGCTCCTCTATGACTTGCAGCAACAACTCCTCACCAAGGTACATCGCTCGGCGAGTCGGCTATACTTCCTCGACATGAACATCGCCGCTCTGGTGTGCCTCACCGCGCGTGTCAGCGACATGGCATGGCGCTGGCATGAGCGGTATGGTCACCTCAACTTCTAG
- the LOC136469062 gene encoding uncharacterized mitochondrial protein AtMg00810-like — protein sequence MYTRGKGGGRLIVGVYVDDLIITGGDAVAVSKFKAQMRNAFRMSDLGLLSYYLGLEVTQGPDEIALRQSAYATKILEKAGLAACNSSATPMEMKLKLLKEGSTPSVDATEYRSLIGSLRYLCNSRPDMAYAVGYLSRFMEAPRQEHLAAVRCVLRYVAGTVH from the coding sequence ATGTACACCCGTGGAAAGGGAGGAGGACGCTTGATCGTAGGCGTGTACgtcgatgatttgatcatcaCTGGTGGGGATGCAGTTGCAGTAAGCAAGTTCAAGGCGCAAATGAGGAACGCGTTCCGCATGAGCGACCTCGGACTCCTGTCTTACTATTTGGGTCTTGAGGTCACACAGGGACCAGATGAGATCGCACTCCGTCAGAGTGCCTATGCCACAAAGATCCTCGAGAAGGCAGGGCTGGCTGCTTGCAACTCGAGTGCTACACCCATGGAGATGAAGTTGAAGCTGTTGAAGGAAGGGTCGACACCAAGTGTGGATGCCACTGAGTACCGTAGTCTCATCGGGAGCCTCAGGTATTTGTGCAATTCTAGACCCGACATGGCATATGCAGTGGGTTAcctcagtcgcttcatggaggcaCCACGGCAAGAGCACCTCGCCGCCGTGAGGTGTGTTCTCCGCTACGTGGCAGGCACGGTGCATTAG
- the LOC136472025 gene encoding probable ubiquitin-conjugating enzyme E2 33 has protein sequence MAEKGCLKRLQKEDHTLCKEPPPQIVARPLPNDILEWHYVLEGSKGTPIEGGYYYGKLKFPPDYPFKPPSICMTTPSGRFAPHKRICMSMSDFHPESWNPMWSVARYAHTDNWLHGCNVFFEAIVYNFSATVQCTDSNFC, from the exons ATGGCGGAGAAGGGCTGCCTCAAGCGGCTCCAGAAGGAGGACCACACGCTCTGCAAG GAGCCGCCGCCGCAGATCGTGGCTCGTCCGCTGCCCAACGACATATTGGAGTGGC ACTATGTACTTGAAGGAAGTAAAGGCACACCCATTGAAG GTGGATATTACTATGGGAAGCTCAAATTCCCACCGGATTATCCTTTTAAACCTCCAAGTATCTG CATGACAACCCCTAGCGGCAGGTTTGCGCCACACAAAAGAATATGCATGTCAATGAGTGACT TTCATCCTGAATCTTGGAATCCAATGTGGTCTGTTGCAAGGTACGCACATACCGATAACTGGCTACATGGTTGTAATGTGTTTTTTGAAGCCATAGTGTACAATTTTTCTGCTACTGTACAATGTACAGACTCTAATTTCTGCTAG